Below is a genomic region from Equus caballus isolate H_3958 breed thoroughbred chromosome X, TB-T2T, whole genome shotgun sequence.
GAGCCAAGGTAGGGACCCTCCTTGAGAACTCAGGACCTCAAGTGGCCTATGGCAGCGAGTCTCCCACAGAACAGTCAGCACTACGTGCCTCATGGCAGGAGAGGTGACTGAGGCACCCCTTCACTTTCTTTTCCTGGAGCCCCAGGGAAGTAAGGGCCTTGGTTTGAAGTGTCAACTTCAGAGCAGCAGATGGAAGGGGACCCAAGCCTAGCCAATAGTTAATACGAGGATCCTGATTATGAACTGAGAGGGTAACCCACTCCAGAAAAGAGGGAGCCCCGCTGCCAGCCCCTGCGGTCATCCTAGTACACCTCAAGCAGGGCTGGAAGGTCACAGCCTAAGGTTTATTATAACTTCTTCCTAGGTGTCTTAGCttctaggactgccataacaaagtactaccAATTTGGTGGCTAAAATAACCAGGAGTTTATTcaatcacagttctggaggctagaagttcgaAATCAAGCTGTCGGCGCTTttagttccttctggaggctctgagggacaATCTGTTCCAAACTTCCCTCCTGGTTTCTGGTGGTTTGCCAGtcatccttggcattccttggcctgtagatgcatcactctgatctctgcctctgctatcacatggccttcttccctctgtgtctcttctatgtctctgtatccaaatttccttttcttttctcttataaagataccagtcattgcatttagggcccatcctattccggtatgatctcatcttaatttGCTTATATTTGCAAAGATTCCATTTCCAGATgtggtcacattcacaggtactgggagATAGGGCTTGAGCATATCTTTTGGGGCAAATAACTCAATCCACTATATGAGGGTTCTCAGGGGACAGGCTAATCAGGAGAATAGGAGCCTTGTGGGTTTTTTAAGCTGTACCTTCAAAGAAATCTGCAGAGGTGGTCTTTGTTATAGCCAAGGAAGTATCTCCCTGTTGAAGATGAGCATGCTCTCTCATCCTTCCTCTTCCAGGGGTCCAGCATTACTGATCCTCCTGCCTATACTTCTGCCTGATGTCCCTGACCAGTGTACCATGCTTTGGGGTCAGGGGAGTAAAGAGATGTGCTTGTAAGGAACACCACAAGATCCAAGgacactccaccccaccccttcctATTGTGGGGATATTCCCTAGAGCTCCCTTGCTGCTGAAATCCTCCAGGAACCTCAGGGACCCACATCCACTACTACTGCTTCTGCAGGTGTTTCATGCATGAGATCAGATGAAAGTGCCAAGAGCCAAGATGAGGAAAAGGCAAGcacctctgaggccccactctCAATTAAGAGCTCACACAGAGGAAGGTGGGTAGGATGGTGCAGTTCCTGCCACACAAGTGTAAAATGAGAGGTCCATTACAAAAGCAGACATGCTAAAAATGGTCAACACAAAGTACAAGCACCTCTTCCCTGAAATCCTCAGGAGAACCTCTGAATGAATGGAGCTGATCTTTGGCATTGATGTGAAATAAATCAACCCCAGAAGGCACTCCTATGTCATTGTCAGCAAATTGGACATCATCAACAAAGGGAGTTCGAGTGGTGGCAGAGGACTGCATAAGACTGAGTTTCTGATGCCTCTTCTGGGTGTGATCTTCACGAGTGGCAACTGAGCCACTGGGGAAGAGATCTTGAAATTCCTGAATATTGCAGCAGTGTATACTGGGAGGAGGCAATTAATTTGTGGGGAAGGGGGTTAGGAAACTCATCACCAGAGATTTGATGCAAGGAAAGTACATGGAGTACCAGCAGGTGCCCAGTGGTGATCTTCCACACCACGGTGGGTCCAAGAGCCCAGGCTGAAacctgaaaaattaaaatcctggAAATTTTGGCCAAGGTCAATGATACTGTCCCACTGCCTTCCAGGTCTTGTATGAAGAGATTTTGAGAGATGAGGAAGGGAGAGCCTGAGCTAGAGTTTCAGCCAGGGCTGGCACTACTGCCATGGTCAGGGCAAATTCCAGGGCTATGATCAGTAGCTTTTCCTGTCCCTAGTGAAGTCTGAGGCAGATTCTTCATGTTGTGGATGAAGAGGGCAGTGAACGTTCTAAGTAGTGATGGGCCAAAATggggctggagggaagacagTGGATAAAATCTTTGTGTTCTTGTTCTATGTGAGTAACTTTGAgatttttcgtttttgtttttgtagttttcaattgTCCTTTTTACAGAAGTTTATTCAGCATCAGAATCAAAGTTTATGAATGACATGGATCACATATCTATTGCTGTTTATCAGGTTTAAGAGTAAGAATTTTGGTATTTTCTTGGAAATGTGAAAGAATCACACAATAAAATAGTTGGGatcaaaaaagagaggaaaaaataaaaaatggttaaTTATTGGTTTCCTTTatattttagtctttcttttaGTAAAATTCAAGACACACAGATTCGCTTAGCTTATTCAAGTATGTAGGAAAAATCAAACCGTAATAAATTAAGCCTTAGGCCACTGGCTATTTTATTCCTCAGACATTATTTGGGCATCTGCTCTTCGGAAGTCTCCTTAGTAGTCCTGTGGATGCTAAATAAAGAAGATCCAGCCCAGGCCCATGACATTTCAGAGTTGAGGAACTCCTATCACGTAAGGAAAACAGTGAGATACTCTGTAAGACGTAACGAACAAATACAAATTAGGAGTTAGGCAGGGCGGGTTCCAGATGAGAACAGTCAAGTATAAATGTCATGAAGCAGGGAAGTTTGAGGTTTGGGACACTGCTATGTCTTCAGTGGGAGGTCATTTTCAGTTAAGTTGAGTAGCGAACTAGATGAGGCTGTCAGAGTGCTGAGCAGAGGCCAAACACTCAGATGTTGTATCTTTGAGTTGAaagactaaatgaatgaatgaatggaatggAAAACTGCTCTTAATGGTTACTTTGGTATTTTAAGTAAACCAGAGATAATCTATACCTGTGGCAGTAATGTAAGGGGTCCTGTACTCTTGTCTCAGTGCAGTTGCTAGGTGTTTTATGTATATTGTGCCCAGAGAGTTTCTGAGAAATAAGTTTGATACTCCATTGAGATAAGATGTGAAGAAGACACTGGGCAGGCACTCTGTCTTGGGCTGAGAGTGTCAGAGTCTGCTCCACTAAAAAGGGCTTTTGAATGGTAATTTTGTTAATCTGCAAATGAGGGCTAGATTTCTGCTTGTGGTGGAATGAACGAAAATAAGGGTGATTTGGATGGAAAGGCAGCTGGGAAGGAACAGAAGGAGATGGCCCTTCATACAAATTGTAGTTTTGAGTTGCATCCAATTGAGGAAGTCTCCCCAGCActcaaattaaataatatatattcaaatGGAGAAAATTGATGGAATTTGACTTGCTAAGCGGCATTTTGGTTGATTTGCTATTCATGACCTATATCACTTCACGTTTTCTGAGACATGCATTCATAAACTATTCAGCAATGATCTAagacatgccaggccctgtgatATGTGCTTTATATATATTCCAACAGTCTTAGAAGTCAGGGCTTATCAAACCAATTCAACAGATGAAGGGCCTGAGCCTCATAAAGTTTTGTAGTGTGCCCAAGTTCACAGGACAAGACCCCTGGTCTGAATTCTTCTAGAGCCCAGTGTTCCTCTGTCATTTCTGCATAAAAGTACTGgtcttttcccatttctttacaATGGCACAGTTTTAATAACTCAAGGAACCGTGTACAAGTGGGTCTGTTTTGGGACACTATTTGGTTACTTTGGTCTGTTTGCCTATGCCTGCACTTATGCCAGAAGCTCttgattattatatatttttagtaattCTTAATATTTGGTAGAGtaaaccacattttattttatttttcaagaggattttagatatttttgaccATTTTCAagtcaatttaaattttataatcagttaAGTTCAAACACATATACGCATATACACAGACATTCACAAACAAACCTTTGGGGTCTTATTTGTAGAAGAACTACAGTCATCTGTAGattaaatttggggagaattaacgTGGTAATAACATTGAATCTTCTATTTACAAACATATAATAATATTTCTCTACTTAGTtaatctttcattcatttctataaataatatctgtatttttttttctattgagttgatacacttttcaaattatatttacttaggggctggccccatggcagagtggttaagtaagtTCAagggctctgctgcaggcagcccagtgtttcattggttcgagtcctgggcgcggacatggcactgctcatcaaaccacgctgaggcagcgtcccccatgccacaactagaaggacccacaacgaaaaatatacaactatgtacggggggctttggggagaaaaaggaaaaaataaaatctttaaaattatatttacttaTAGATGATACcaggtattttgttatggtaatttacaagttatttttttgtataatttcattttcatactGCCTGTTGCTACAGAAAAAGTGcatatttgtatattgatcttatacccagaagttttctttaaaaacatttttgttgatttaatagtttttctttagaTCTTCCTCATATacactttattcatatttaattatACTAacattgtttcttatttttttattcctatctCTTTGATTACTTCTGTTTCCCATTACTTTCCTAGGTAGTATCTTTATTAAAATGTAGAATAGAAATGATAATAAGAGGCCTTTTGGTCTACTTCTCAATATTAAAGTGAAAGATTTCAAGGTTTCCACATGAAGCATGATTTTCACTCTAAGATGTTTTGTAGGTATCTTTTATCTACTTTGAGAACATATCTTTCATCACGAATGAATGAAGATTTTTATGACATACTTTTCTCTATCAATTTAGACatgacttttttcatttaatctgttaatgtggtatgCCAGTCCTTGACCTATTTGTTCTCAGATCCATTCTTCACTCTTGCTCTGCTCTGTACTCTCCTATATGGGATCTGACTCCCAATTTCTAGGCTTTCCAACATCTAGATGCCAATTCAGTTGAGTCAACAGGAGAACCTGGCTCAGATTAGACCCCAGGAGGGTGAGAGTGCCCagaatttttccctttcctgtctGCATCAGGTAGCTTCTGCTTCAATTGCTACATCTTCCCTTGACTCCAGCCTCCATCAGAATAGCCCCCCATGGTTCTAGATTCTGTCAACCCGAACTTCAAGTCTCCAGTAATACCATCTCCCCTATTTGTCCCTCTAGGGTAGATGTGGAAGTGACCTCCACAAGTTGCTAAACATTGGTCTTCCTGATTCTCCCCTGTTTGGTTTCTGAATCACATGCATAAACAATTTCCTGCATTAAATCCCTctgatttatatatttagattCATTGGATAATCCCTGATTGTTATAGTTGGCCAATTATATTAACTGATTCTTATTTGTTAAATTGTCCTTGAATTCCTAAAGAAAATTCAATGCTGCCATTAGCATTCTCTGTCACTAGTTTTCATGTGTCTTCTAAAATTACtaaccaaaacaaagcaaaatatccCTGAACTCTGAAACCTCATCTAAAaaacatctttctcttcctcttctcagttttctcaacataATTTTCTCCATTCAGTCAGGTTTACATATTGTAAAAATTTAGGGATGTAAGTAATAGGACCAATTATGTAAAGCACATCTAGTGGCACTTAGAGGTATATTATAGCCTTAAACACATTTCTAGAACAAAGgacatattttaaatatccaaatattttttaaatgctagaaAAGGAAGGGAACTTAAAGCtcaaagaaactaagaaataatgaagacaaaCGTAAACTTGAAGAGATGGAAGACTGTAGAACCAAATTACAAAAACAGATTATTAGAAAAGATCTATACAACAGACAATTTTATTAGATATTAtcaattacaaaagaaagaaacaaaataagtgATATGAGTTAAATCATATTGTGTAAAATATAGGTGCAGAGGAGATTTAAATATTATAAGAGAACAGTAGAAATATGTTATAACAGTACCTCAGGAGAAACAAATGGCAGACAAGAGAAGATTTCTACCTATAGAAGACTATCAGgtaatgaattaaaaagaaatgatggggccggccccatggctgagtggttaagttcatgtgctctgcttcggcggcccagagtttggatcctgggcgtggacacggcaccactcattaggccatgttgaggcagcgttccacatgccacaactagaaggacccgcaactaaaatatacaactatgtactggggggatttcagggggaaaaagcaggaaaaaaaaaagattggcaacacttgttagctcaggtgccagtctttaaaaaaaaaaagaaacaaacaaatgagagaaTTACCATTCTACAGCTGATAACAGAGACTTAACTGGCACAATGATCAGACCTGATCTGGCTTATACTTATAACTATTGATGATTATTATGCTGAGTGTCAGGTAAACAGAATTCATTGTACTGTTTTGTGTACAAAAAGTATATGCCTGAGAATTTCTATGCAAAATGATTTATTATAAATATCATACCTTTAAATTTGAGTATGCAAGTAAAATGCTACCTCTTGGCAAAATAAGCGtattagaaattgaaaattgTAATCGACAACTGAAACTCTAGGCCAAAAATATCTAGAAGAAATCAGGTTTGGAGCCCAGTTGCACCATATAATTTGGCAAAAACTAATCAACATCTTACATAAACTTTTCCAGATTACACAAAAAGATGGGAAATCACGCCACACAGTTTAACAGGCTAGCTCCCCTTGATTAGAAAAAAAACATAAGGAGGTCTCAAGAAGAAAGTATATGAGCCACGTCCACTTCACTGGTCAAAACTGGACTGGAAAACATAggcaaagcaataaaaaatagcaaaataaatgagaagtATGAAGAATGCAAACAGACAGATCATATTCATCATGTGGATATGATTTCTGCATATGCAGTGTGGGATAAGCTCAAAAACTCAGGGGATTTCAACATCCTTCATTTCAGTCCCTTCCTGGtacaaagtaaattttttaaaattgaatttatatAAAAGGCTAAGTCTGACTGGTGAAGAGAAGAATAAATAGAGTGATATTTCTTTGGCAGGTGCGACCTGTCGTGGCCTCTGCCTGCCTGGGGCTCTAGTTTCCCCATTTCACACTAAGGCTGGTACAAGATCCATTCCAAGCTCTGCAAAGGCTGCAGTAAGTAAACTCATAAAGACTTTGCTGAGATGTGGCATTTCCTAGGAAGCATTAATCGAAGAGAAAGGAGGCAAGAAGAGAACGCCCATGAATAGGGCTGAGAAGACCGACACCAAAGAATAAAGGGAGGTCACGCAGAGACGGGTCCAGAGCCCGCTTTCAGCCCTCAGTTGCCCCAGGCAGGCAGGGCTCTCTGGCTGAGGCATCTCCTCAGATACTCCTCAAGGTTTCAGGGACATGCGGACCTTGGCATAAGAGGCCTGAGCTCCGCTCAACACACAGGATTCCAGCAGGGGGCAGACGCCAAAGTGAAGACTGCCAGCCAGAGTCAGCAGCAACCTCCGCGATGAAGCTGAGCCGGGagcaccccgccccgccccgccccgcccctgctGTCAGCCCGGGAGACCCCAGGCAGAGCAAACCGGAAGTCCCGCCCCCGGActtcctcctccaggctgagCCGGCTGTGAGGGGCTCGAGCTGAGGCGCGCGGACTCCAGTTCCCGGACCGAGGAGTCGCATCGGCTGCAGGTGTCAGGTGAGCCTCTGAGTGAGGCCAGGGGAGACCACCCAGCACGGGAAAGAGGGGCGCGCTAGAGCAGAGCCCCAACCCGGTCCTGGGAGGCCCCGGCAGGGCCCTCAGGCAGCCGGGCCAAGCGCTCGCTCTTGGGCGGTCTGTTGAGGTGTGGGCCTCTCCGCGCAGGGCTGAGGCTCTGACCTGCGGGTGGTCGAGAAGAGGCCCCTGAGTGAGTGCTGAGGGGACCCCACACCCCAGCCCACTAGGGACCGGCTCCCCGAGCCTCGGCGCGTCCCTCAGCCCTGGGAGGCCCCGGGCAGGGGCGGCCGGAAGTGCTGCTGACTGACTTGGGCTTCCGGGGTCTGCGGGAGGTGCGGCCTCAGTCTGAGGTGGGCAGGGCCGCGTCAGCAAAGGAAGGGGCCTGGGGCCCTGCGGGAGTGCCACTGGGAACCCCGAGTGCGTTCTGAGGGTTCCGCCCGCCCCAGGGCGGAGGGGATGGCACCGTGTGTAGCCCTTTGTCAGCTGGATGTCCTGGGCGTGAGGTGTCTCCGCACTTCCTTTCTGGGTGTCTCAGAGAGATGGGGCCTTGACTGGAGCTTGGGCCTCAGGGAACAGACGTCAGAGGGCACGTGACCAGCCACTATCCAATGTGAGGGGCTCAGGCGAGGATTGTAGACTGACGAATTGATGGCAGACGGGGCTCCCCAGAGCCCTTCCCCTGTTGTCAGGCCTGAGAGGGCCAGGCAAGGGGTGGCAGGCAGAGGccacctctcctttcctcctcttggaCTCGGGAAAGTAAAGGATTTGTTCTGCGTAGACTAGGCTAAGTCAGCAGCAGTCCCAGGCCCTGGCGGGTGTCATCGACTTGTGTCTGAAGGGCAAACTCACTGCATGAAAGTGTGGTCCCTCGGGTCACAGGGAAGCCTTGGGAGATGGCGAGCAGTGATAGCGAGACGAGCCCCCCGATCACTCCTCCGTGGTGTTCCCTGGGAACTGAGGCCTTATTGTGAGTGGACAAACTCAGGTCAGAAGGGTAAgtcccaggccaggccaggatTCAAGGTGAGGACCCCAAGACGAGACCATCTGGACCACGTACTCCAGAACAGAGGGTCACGAGGAAGCTCCTCCGTGCCCCTTTGGTCCACCCTGGGAGGGGTGACCACATATCAGACGACTACGTGTCATCGTTTTGGTTTTGGGGAGGTGAGGGCCTTGGTTTGAGGGAGTGACGTCAGGGAATTAGAAAAGGGGAGGTCAGCAGGGGGGATGAGTCTCATACACTGTCAAGATCCCAGGGGTAGACCTTGATTGAGCAAAGAGCTCACCATCCACTCCAGTATAGATGGCATCCCAGGACACCTGCCCTGCACTGTAGTCATTCTCTGGGAGGTCCTAGACGAGCGTGGTCAGAAGTCCTAACACTTCACACCCTGGAGTCCTCTGGAAGTGGCAGTCTTGGTCTGAAGGGGGCAGGTTCCCATTAGCATTGACGAGGGTGATGAGGCAGTGCAGGAGTCTATGTGGAGACACAGAGTAGGGCCTGAAAGGGATTCATCCCAGAACATGAGGTGATCAAATAGCCTCAGTGAACCTGGGCAAGGATCCCTTGACAAGCTGTCTACTCTCTTCCTTCCTGGCCATTTCAGGCAGGTGAGGTCCGTAGTCTATATGCATACATCACAGGAGGTCAGCAAATTAGGATTCCAGGGCTTGTAAACAGTTATGGAAAGAATTCTGAGTGAGGTCCGAGGGGTCCACCCACCCCAGGACAGAGACAGCTCCAGAGTGTCGAGCTCCTGCTGCTAGCCAGGGAAGGCCCAGTAGAGGTGGACGGACAGCGTCCTTCCTCAGTTCCTCCTGGGGTGTCTTGGGAAGATAAGACATTCTTCCGTGCAGGAGGATGAGCATCAGTTGAATATTATCAAGCCTGAAGCCCCACCAGTAGCCAAGGCAGGGATGCTGAGTGAATACTGACGACCACCAACCCCAGGAGAGTGGGGATCACAACAAGTTCAGCCCCGAACTGCTGTGATCCCTGAGAGGCTGGGGGCAAGGCAGTCAGGTGGACATGACCCTTCTTTAGCTCCTCCAGATCTCGGGAGGTGGAGGCTTTGGTCTGAGGGGGCAGTGAAAGGAGAGATCCCAGGACTTTCCTGGATTCAAGGGAAAACAACTGAGTGAGAAGCAGGGGACCACCAACACCAGTACAGATAATGTCCACAGAATGTAGCTCCTGGTGTCAGCCCTGGGAAACCCCAAGTTGGATTCCTGGAGGAGACACCTCCACACTTCCAACTCAGTTGTCTTAAGAGATGTGACTTTAGAATTTAGAGGCACAGCCTCATATTAGCATAGGGGAGGTGACCCAGGCCCTATCGAATACTAAGGTACGAAACCTGAGTTAGGACTGATGAGACCACCCTCCTCAGATCAGAAATGGGTCTACAGAGCCCAACCACACCTGCCTAGTAGGAACCCTGAGAATTCTCAGCCTTGGTTGGCTGGCTGCACCTTGTTGTGTATTCAGACTTCCTACTCCATATTCTTGGGGGACACAGCAACCGGGAGGTCAGGAGACCCCTAAAGCTGTATGTCACTGTTGGCAGAAGAAGCCCACTGGAGGCGGCTTATATCAGAGCCAGCACTGTGGAGCCTACCCACTGAGGTGACTCACATCTGCCTTCTTGCCCTTAGGTGGTGATTCCCCATTGCCCACCCTCCTGTCCACACTCCTGCCTTCTGCCACCGACAAGAGTCGTCATGTCTCAGCGTCAGAAGAATCCACGATGCTCACATGATCAACGCCTTCAGGTCCAAGGTACGACCCAGGACTTGGAGGTTGCTGAGATCTCCAAGGCTCTAGAGGAGACCTGTCTCTCCTCCCGTCCTCTAATGCCTGGCCATTCGAAGGAGCTTCCTGTTGCTGGTCTGCCCAGCTTTCCTGAGGGTTCTCAGAGTTCCTGCTCATCTTCCATTGCCATCGCAGCTGCCTCATCATGCAAATCGGATGAGGGCTCTAGtagccaggaagagaaggatagCACCTTCCAGGCTATCCCAGATCCCAAGAATGTGCCCAGAGATGCTCCAGCAGAGAAAGTGGCTTCGTTGGTGAATTTCTTGCTGCTCAAGTATCAAATGAAAGAGCCATTCACCAAGGAAGATATGTTGAAGATTGTCACCCAGGAATATGAAGACCACTTGCCTGAGATCCTTCTGAGAGCCTCGGAGCACATCGAGATGATCTTTGGCCTTGATGTGAAGGAAGTGGATCCCACCAACCACTGCTATGGCCTCCTCATCAAATTGGGCCTCACCTATGATGGCATGCAGCATGGTGAACAGGGCGTCCCCAAGACCGGCATCCTCATCCTTATCCTGGGTGTGATCTTCATGAAGGGCAACCGTGCCACCGAAGAGGAAGTCTGGGAAGTTCTGAATGTGACGGGCATCTATTCTGACAGGAAGCACTTCATCTTCGGGGAGCCCAAGCAGCTCATCACCAAAGATTTCGTGAAGGAAGAATACCTGGAGTACCGACAGGTGGCCAACAGTGATCCTGCGCAATTTGAATTCCTGTGGGGCCCGAGAGCCCATGCCGAAACCACCAAGATGCAGGTCCTCGAGTTTATAGCCAAGGTTCATGCGACTGACCCAAGTTCTTTCCCATCTCAGTATGAGGAGGCTTTGcaagatgagaaagagagagcccGAGCCAGAATTGCAGGCAGGGCTGTCTCTACTTCCCTGGCCACTGCCCGTTCTGGGGCCGGGTCTGGCCGTTTCTCCTGCCCCTACTGAAGCCTGAGGCAGATTCTTCAAACACTTTGTGTTTGAAGAGGCAGTTA
It encodes:
- the MAGEB16 gene encoding melanoma-associated antigen B16 encodes the protein MSQRQKNPRCSHDQRLQVQGTTQDLEVAEISKALEETCLSSRPLMPGHSKELPVAGLPSFPEGSQSSCSSSIAIAAASSCKSDEGSSSQEEKDSTFQAIPDPKNVPRDAPAEKVASLVNFLLLKYQMKEPFTKEDMLKIVTQEYEDHLPEILLRASEHIEMIFGLDVKEVDPTNHCYGLLIKLGLTYDGMQHGEQGVPKTGILILILGVIFMKGNRATEEEVWEVLNVTGIYSDRKHFIFGEPKQLITKDFVKEEYLEYRQVANSDPAQFEFLWGPRAHAETTKMQVLEFIAKVHATDPSSFPSQYEEALQDEKERARARIAGRAVSTSLATARSGAGSGRFSCPY